In Lolium rigidum isolate FL_2022 chromosome 3, APGP_CSIRO_Lrig_0.1, whole genome shotgun sequence, the genomic window CTAGGTATGCCCAATCTGGCTGATTGTGTCTGacttttgagttttgaccaaatTAAGACAGTTTAAGCTGACATTGAACAAGATTTGACTTGTAGATGCTATCAGTAAAAAGAATCTTAAATTCTGCTAGTTAGTAGTAGGTTACTGGAAAGAAATTTGCGTGTTCACGAAACTAAGAACCTTTATTTAGTATACATCGTTTGCCCATCTCAAAACTTACTGTATTTAGATGCAAGCCACTGTTGTTGGTACTTGGTACACATACAGAGaacaaataaaaatattttacttATATCATCAGGGCATTATGGCTTTATGTAAGAACATACCAATTGCCCCTTTATGTATATTTCATGGAAATCCATCCAATCCTCATTAGATTCTATGCATATTGTGTTTTGCAATACATGACTTATATATACCAGTTGTTTTTAACTGATGTGCTGATAACTTGTGACATAACAAGCATCAATTTTCATCTGTGCAGGAAAACATGAAGGATGATGTAGCAAATTTGCTTGCACCACACTTTATTAGGCCGATCTCTAGGTGGCCGTTCTTTGCATTCTTGGGAGGAGCCATGTTTTGCCTTCTTGCCAGCAGCACATGCCACCTTCTCTCATGTCACTCTCGCCGCCTTGCATATGTTATGCTCCGGCTTGATTATGCAGGCATTGCTGCTCTTATCGCCACATCCTTCTACCCTCCAGTATACTACTCTTTCATGTGCCACCCTTTCTTTTGCAACCTTTACCTCAGTTGCATAACTATTTTAGGAGTAGCCACTATTGCCTTTTCCCTGCTCCCAGTCTTCCAGAACCCTGAGTTCCGAGTCATACGAGCGTGCCTCTTCTTTGGCATGGGAGCATCGGGTGTGATCCCTGTCTTCCACAAGTTGATCCTCTTTTGGGACCAACCGGAGGCGTTGCACACTACCGGATATGAAATTTTGATGGGCCTTTTCTATGGGATTGGAGCATTGGTGTACGCAACTCGGGTGCCTGAGCGCTGGATGCCTGGGAAGTTTGACATTGCTGGGCACAGCCACCAGCTCTTCCATGTCTTGGTAGTTGCTGGAGCGTACACTCACTACAATGCAGGGTTACTGTACCTTCAATGGAGAGATCAGCGAGGCTGCTAAAAGTTCTTCCGCTACAGGTCATGGATAGATTTGTTGTTTGTGTGCTGTGTCTCAGTAGCCAATAGAGGGCTGCTGAATTTGGGCAGAGGAACATATATGCTGGTCAATTGTAAATTGTATAGTATACCAAGAATAGACAACTGATACCAGGTATTAAGGTGATTATATTCAGCAACCTTTATTGAAGATTGGTGCTTACGATATTGTCTTATGCTGTTCAATGACGATGTGATAAAGAAGCCTTGTAGCAATTGATTGCAGTTTCTGTTCACACCCTTGCACATGACACATCAAAACGATGTTGTATCAGAAACCTGACACCCAGTAGAAGCATGGCGAAGGATTGCGCGCCTGCCCGCTGGACATCAGTGTGATGCTATTTGGAAGGCTGAGATCCTTGACACCCgtagatttgtttttattttgctggGATAGCCGGTGCACTCATAGCTCGACTACTGGTAAATTATTATTGATCTTAGTTTCTGACTCCCGCACCCCCCAACCctagcctcccgcaccccgcctcccaaccctcccgctgccgccgtcgccggcagcgccgccggggcaaagatctcggggcgtggcggcggcgggggccttccctcgtgacgcatcgggaacggcggccaaggagtctctcacgcggcggcggcccttccacctcccgaggcggcggcggtcggacgaggatggaggggcggcggcggtcctcccggggacgatccagctgcgggcggcggcctccccgcctcccatcggcggcatgccggcggtggtggctggtggaggcggacatcgcctttccctccgcctctcaccggtgaggggcgatgatcttgggcttctcctgCGGTACGAGGAcgtccggggcagcagccttgggttcgacggtggaggtgatcctcttcttcgccggagaggatcggcctgcggttggtggtggtggatcttttgatctatcaccgcgttccggcggcgataTGGAGGAgtttggaagccggcgatggtgtcgccggtggagggttggagtggctagcccaggatggtcgccgacgtaggGGTccaacctgaataaaggcggcggtcctaggatctcttttgcgtgaagaggaggacctaccggaggcctggactcgtgatctggccggagtgttgagttccggaaggctccgccgacgaaTGTAACAGTGATTTTGCCTGgaatttgctggatcggaggtattcggtcgtgcgcacccatgtttttattccgatcgattggttctggagggagcggtgcgaagctctttttctgtgttgacatcaagtgactatggatccatgatgaaagtcgggaaaagagaatttaatgaaggccagaggggaggactaactaagggaggttcaagtctctgcgctgttgagggacttgcttggtgttccgggcttcacagcagcggtatgaaagcgggggcgacaacacaggtgaagtgcagagtcctacctttcagggtgaaaacccaaggtctgaccttaattggttgtgcctggccatgaccttggtggaggcattgttttaagagcgaggactatcttgagggtgaaaacctaagatctttgatcgggcgatgacggtgtttgagcactgttcccaccTTGATGGCGTCGTTTTTAAAGAGTCTGTGATTCAGGTGTtgccttggcggtggatgtattgctgttggtaggcccgagatac contains:
- the LOC124695075 gene encoding heptahelical transmembrane protein ADIPOR3; the encoded protein is MAMAAVEEAEVEGPMLGEEEEEEEEKKGKQGKKGRRYGLVEYRALPAYMRDNEYILRHYRCEWPLPQVLLSAFSIHNETLNVWTHLIGFFIFLALTIYTATKVPSVDLQSLQHLPEMLRNADLHKIQAELAACLPSLPNFSDLQKMTDDLRTSWNSIDVLPSVSRWRLLELLSSCLPHRFTHSNETNLSVLENMKDDVANLLAPHFIRPISRWPFFAFLGGAMFCLLASSTCHLLSCHSRRLAYVMLRLDYAGIAALIATSFYPPVYYSFMCHPFFCNLYLSCITILGVATIAFSLLPVFQNPEFRVIRACLFFGMGASGVIPVFHKLILFWDQPEALHTTGYEILMGLFYGIGALVYATRVPERWMPGKFDIAGHSHQLFHVLVVAGAYTHYNAGLLYLQWRDQRGC